The Tenrec ecaudatus isolate mTenEca1 chromosome 4, mTenEca1.hap1, whole genome shotgun sequence region AACGTTCTTTTCAGCCGGTTTCTGACACCTGTGGAGTAAAGTCTGTGCTAAGTTGCCGATCCTTACATTGCTGACTGgaaactgcttttttttttttttcagcagctCCTTGGCCTTCTAAGTGAGACGATGACCATCTTTCTTTCCAATAGTTCCCATCTCTTCCCACATACTTTCTTTTTGGCTGGCATTCCAGGGCTGACTGCATCCCACGTTTGGATCTCACTGCCGTTTGGCTTCATGTTCGTCCTCGCAGTGACAGGGAACAGTGTCCTGCTGTTTCTCATTCGGACGGAGCGCAGTCTTCACCAGCCCATGTTTCTGtttcttgccatgcttgcctttGTCGACCTGGTCCTCTCTCTTTCCACTCTGCCCAAGATGTTGGCCATCTTCTGGTTTGATGCTACAGCCATTAATTCCCACTCCTGTCTTTCCCAGATGTTCTTCATCCACGCATTCTCCGCCATGGAGTCAGGGGTGCTGGTGGCCATGGCCCTGGATCGCTTTGTGGCCATTTGCAACCCCTTGCGCTATGCAACCATCCTAACTCCAGCTGTTGTGGGCAAGATTGGAGGCCTGGTAGTGCTTCGAGGTGTGGGGCTGACCATCTCCTTCCCAAGCCTGGCCCATAGGCTCCCTTACTGTGGCTCACACACAATTGCCTATACCTACTGCGAGCATATGGCCGTGGTGAAACTGGCCTGTGGTGCCACCACTGTGGACAACCTCTATGCCTTTGCCGTGGCAATCTTTCTTGGTGTGGGggatgtggcctttattgcttacTCCTATGGGCAGATTGTGAAGACTGTGATGCGTTTTCCTTCACCTGAGGCCCGTGCTAAAGCAGGTAGCACGTGTACAGCCCATGTTTGTGTCATCCTCTTCTTCTACGGACCAGGCTTTCTTTCTGTGGTCATGCAGCGGTTTGGGCCACCCACAGCCTCTGCTGCCAAAGTCATCCTTGCCAATCTCTACTTGCTCTTTCCTCCTGCACTGGACCCCATTGTCTACGGGGTCAAGACCAAGCAGATACAGGAGAGGTTGTTGTCCATTCTGAATCCCAGTCGGATTGACCCTACGTGAGTGTGCTCCCTAGAAGCTGAACTTcaggggcaagggcaaccctTCTCTGTAGGCTGAGAGCTCTACAGTCCAGACCACTTACCGGGTGTGAACGGTTAAATGTGGGTAAATGGAGTTATCCTCAGACTGTGGACATCATCAAATCTTTTCTGAAACCTTGTTTATTTGGACTAAAAAACCTGATAAAGGCTGTCATTTGATTAGTCAACAAGAAATTTTGTGGTACTCTTTCCTTTCTAAAGTTTGTAATTTATTTGCATTGGTAAGTATGCCCGGTTTTTGGGAAACAATTAGGATTTTGACTGACTTGAGTTAAAATGTTTTAGGAGTTCAGAGAAGAGGAAAATGAGTTGGATGTCTTTAATGCATATGACTGACCCAGATTACTTTACCACCAGACATACCTGGCCAGGTCTGGTAGGACTGGATAAGTGCTATTTAAGACTTTATATCTAGATAATCTTTGATTTTAGAGCCATATGTTGGCAAAATATGAACATAATTTAGAATGAAATGTTTTAGGAGAAACTTAAAAAATATGCCTGTATTATCTGACTACAGAAATGAAGACCTGATTTTCACTTTCAGAGAGTTTTTAAGATAGAAGACCCTTTGCAACTCTCAATAGACGTTTATGCTAGTCTCTGAAAATAATGGTAATTCTTTTATTATTCTTGTATATTTCTTCTCAGAGGTAACATCTTGAGTTAATCCTATTCTTATGATTCTTACCAACAAGAATTGTTTTATTTATCTTATCTCTATTCTTGACTGTTTCCCATCGTCATTCCAGACTCCTCCATTGGCCTTGTTTAATGACTTTCTTGAATGTTCTTAAATATTTGTATATCTTTAATGATATGTATATGTACAAAAAACACATATACACATTGCCACTtacttgatgctgactcagagcgaccctattggacagggtagacctgcttatGTAAATTTCTCAGATAAtgacctttacaggagtagaaagccttgtctctctccagtAAAGCAGGTGgttgttttgaaatgctgaccttgtggttagcagccccacatgtaaccaatacaccaccagggctccatacacTGCCACTGTCCACACAAAAACATGTGGAGTTTGTTATTTATTCATTCTAAATAtacattaataatttaaaaaattttctcaGGTGTGCCATGCTCCCTCCAGACTTGGACTTGTTTTTGACCTCTTTCTAAGTGGGATGTATCTTCCTGTCTTTATCACCacgatttctgcttattaagaaTTCAGAAGCAATTTCACCTTTTTCAAGAAGATTATTCAGGTCAATTTTTTCTCAGAACTCCTTTTATGTGGTATTTCTTTTACTACTtataattatgtatatatttttaaatcattttattaggggctcatccaactcttatcacaatccatacatacatcaattttgtaaagcatatttgtacattcattgtcctcattattctcaaaacctttgctctccatttaagccctgggcaacagctcctcattttttccctacccctccatgctccccctctcatgaaccctggataatttataaattattattttgtcttatcttgccctatctaacgtctcccttcacccccttttctgttgtccgttcccagggaggaggtcacatgtagatccttgtaatcggttccctcttttcaaaccactctccctctactctcccagtatcaccactcacaccactggtcctgaagagattatccgccctggattccctgtgtttccagctcctatctgcaccagtgtacatgctctggtctatccagacttgcaaggtagaattgggatcatgatagtgaggtgaggaggaagcatttaggaactaggggaaagttgtattttacatcgttgctacattgcaccctgactggctcgtctccttcctgagacccttctgtaaggggatgtccagtgaccgacaaatgggctttgggtctccactctgcactccctgcctcattcactatgataatattttttgttctgatgatgcctgatccctggtcCCTTCgaaacttcatgatcacacaggctgatgtgcttcttccatgtgggctttgttgcttctgagctagatggcagcttgtttagcttcaagcctttaagacaacagacactgtatcttttgatagctgagcaccatcagctttcttcaccacatttgcttattcacttgctttgtcttcagtgattgtgtcgggaaggtgagcatcatagaatgccaatttaatagacgtattcttgcactgagggagtatttgagtggaggcccaatgtccttctgctaccttaatactaaacctataaatatatgcacatatatttccccatcctcaaatataaatatatttacatatgtacatatctttatctagaccactataaatgcccattgcctcccagctctttcctctatttcctttgactttcctcttttcccactatcatgctcagtccccacctgggtttcagcaactactcttggttacattacccttaatcatgctcttccaggcctcccacaccctcctgaccaccgatttggatcacttgttgttcccttgtctctgggtttgttaccaGCActacccttccccccacctccctctctcccatgtccccctggaactgtcagtcccgttgttttctcctccagcctatcttatttagacagacctgcggagaaaataacatgcacaaaaacaagacagagcaaaaccaagcaacaatatacaacaaaacaacaacaaaccaatgataaaaaaaaaaccaaagcaaaatccaacaagaaataaaagcttgtatttagttcaaggatcatttgttgacctttaggagtgttttcaatccagtctgttggggcaccactccctgcccacaaagtccaccttcagcatgccCTGGAGTTCTTACTGTTCTATTgcaacctttagtgttttgcctcagtgtggtgggatcagattgggtgccattcccacactgtgtctccggtgttgtcccctgtaggaccatgggtcagtgaggggcatcacgtctcatagtggggccagccatgtg contains the following coding sequences:
- the LOC142445855 gene encoding olfactory receptor 52K1-like, with protein sequence MTIFLSNSSHLFPHTFFLAGIPGLTASHVWISLPFGFMFVLAVTGNSVLLFLIRTERSLHQPMFLFLAMLAFVDLVLSLSTLPKMLAIFWFDATAINSHSCLSQMFFIHAFSAMESGVLVAMALDRFVAICNPLRYATILTPAVVGKIGGLVVLRGVGLTISFPSLAHRLPYCGSHTIAYTYCEHMAVVKLACGATTVDNLYAFAVAIFLGVGDVAFIAYSYGQIVKTVMRFPSPEARAKAGSTCTAHVCVILFFYGPGFLSVVMQRFGPPTASAAKVILANLYLLFPPALDPIVYGVKTKQIQERLLSILNPSRIDPT